The following are from one region of the Paenibacillus sp. JZ16 genome:
- a CDS encoding MarR family winged helix-turn-helix transcriptional regulator, giving the protein MAEDKHPDLHHENNGKEEKESRAGLCMKGGSREDSVAGRLLYSIRMFHKQEWDQHLISGYTPGEIRVLMGLKHHIEPDGPGMKVSEISSMMNVTSPTITQFINALESKGLVERVMDVQDRRAVRVQLTEEGHRVVQETYQNVKNNFNELVDFLGEEDSVKLTELLTKVYHFHEQKRKTNETTSDNE; this is encoded by the coding sequence ATGGCAGAGGATAAGCATCCAGATTTACATCATGAGAACAACGGGAAAGAGGAAAAGGAATCGCGAGCAGGGCTGTGCATGAAGGGTGGCAGCCGAGAAGATAGCGTCGCCGGCAGGCTCTTATACAGCATTCGCATGTTCCACAAGCAGGAATGGGACCAGCACTTGATTTCCGGCTATACGCCCGGCGAGATCCGCGTTCTGATGGGACTCAAACATCATATCGAGCCTGATGGTCCTGGCATGAAAGTGTCCGAAATCAGCAGCATGATGAATGTTACGTCACCGACGATCACCCAATTTATTAACGCTCTCGAGAGCAAGGGTCTGGTGGAGCGGGTGATGGATGTGCAGGATCGACGTGCGGTTCGCGTACAGCTTACCGAGGAAGGGCACCGCGTTGTCCAGGAAACCTATCAGAACGTCAAGAACAATTTTAACGAGCTGGTGGATTTTCTAGGCGAAGAGGACAGCGTCAAACTGACGGAGCTGTTAACGAAGGTGTATCATTTTCACGAGCAAAAACGCAAAACGAATGAAACGACATCAGACAACGAGTAG
- the rsgA gene encoding ribosome small subunit-dependent GTPase A, giving the protein MTKQDMTMLQAYGWNEHWSLMAGQIPQQDKALVPARITAQFSKQYRIITQDGEQSAIVTGKYEYEATSKSDFPAVGDWVMVEPLQGESRAVIHQLLPRKSAVTRREAGSIPDEQIIAANMDTVFIINALNKDFNVRRIERYLIAVWESGAAPVVLLTKADLCESPEDYVAQVEAVAPGVPVHAVSSLMDQGKEQLGEYLVQGKTIAITGTSGAGKSTLLNWLSGQEMQRVQGIREEDARGRHTTTHRELFVLPGGAIMVDTPGMRELQLWDSEEGFEATFADIATLAQQCRFHDCRHETEAGCAVREALQDGTLDAKRYANYKKTERELAHIARKERVSTRRQNKSSGKTSRKSDRDRKGTYQQLLYDDE; this is encoded by the coding sequence TTGACTAAACAAGACATGACCATGCTGCAAGCCTATGGATGGAATGAACATTGGAGTTTGATGGCCGGGCAGATCCCGCAGCAGGATAAAGCGCTGGTACCTGCACGCATCACAGCCCAATTCTCGAAGCAGTACCGCATTATTACGCAAGATGGAGAGCAATCCGCGATAGTCACGGGCAAATACGAATACGAAGCGACCAGCAAAAGCGATTTTCCCGCTGTTGGCGATTGGGTCATGGTGGAGCCGCTGCAAGGAGAATCCCGTGCCGTCATTCATCAGCTGCTCCCCCGAAAGTCCGCGGTGACGCGCAGGGAAGCGGGAAGCATCCCGGATGAGCAGATCATTGCCGCAAACATGGATACCGTGTTTATCATTAATGCGCTGAACAAGGATTTTAATGTCCGCCGGATTGAACGCTATCTGATTGCGGTCTGGGAGAGCGGAGCCGCACCCGTCGTGCTCCTTACCAAGGCGGATTTATGTGAATCGCCGGAAGATTATGTCGCGCAGGTAGAGGCTGTTGCACCGGGCGTGCCGGTTCATGCGGTGAGCTCCTTGATGGATCAAGGGAAGGAGCAGCTTGGGGAGTATCTGGTGCAAGGGAAAACAATCGCCATTACGGGTACCTCCGGTGCCGGCAAATCGACGCTGCTGAACTGGCTGTCCGGTCAGGAAATGCAGCGGGTTCAAGGGATACGTGAGGAGGACGCAAGGGGACGGCACACGACGACGCATCGAGAGCTCTTTGTGCTGCCGGGAGGCGCGATTATGGTGGATACGCCGGGCATGCGGGAGCTGCAGCTGTGGGATTCGGAAGAAGGGTTTGAGGCAACCTTTGCGGACATTGCCACGCTCGCCCAGCAGTGCCGGTTCCATGATTGCCGTCATGAGACGGAGGCCGGCTGTGCGGTCCGGGAAGCACTGCAGGACGGAACACTGGATGCGAAACGATACGCGAATTACAAGAAGACGGAGCGGGAGCTCGCCCATATCGCCCGTAAAGAGAGGGTCAGCACTCGCCGTCAGAATAAGAGTTCAGGCAAGACCTCACGGAAGAGCGACAGAGACCGCAAGGGTACGTACCAGCAGCTCCTGTACGATGACGAATAA
- a CDS encoding ATP-dependent DNA helicase, protein MPHTIQISVRPLVEYVFRSGSITSGFRTATSLTEGTRAHQQVQRDYGENDQKEVQLEVEIPYEDLLFVVEGRCDGLIHEEERIVIDEIKSTSGDLGVITEHTYPVHWAQAQMYAYMYAKQHEIPKMAVRLTYFQVPSGERKQFVQEWSLDQLESFVLEVVAAYAPYANLLREHGERRDLSIRELKFPFPAYREGQRKLAGAVYKSIGEGRRLFAKAPTGIGKTISTLFPSVKAIGEGLLSRIFYLTAKTITRTTAEEAMARMERQGLCMHTVTLTAKDKICFREAEGCSQMGCAFSEGYYDRINGAILDLLSNETLITRPVIEEYARKHTVCPFEFSLDAAYAADAVICDYNYVFDPRVSFKRMPEDVKKRSVLLIDEAHNLVDRARGMFSAELNKSAFLELQRAYKESNPALYNAAKRVNNRFKVLRKVSEEEERIVGSQQPEMMVELLEDFSLQAEAELMTGKSGDEADALLECYFAVQGYLRISKLYDDRFVTYAEMSQSEVFLKLFCLDPSYLLQQAGKNYRSSVFFSATLMPLGYYRDMLGAEEEDYSLSIPSPFSSEQLDVRILPLSTRFKDRERNSEAIVRMLSALVQEKPVNTLIFLPSYPYMQDIHEAFARMNPGARTLLQGHGMSEEEREAFLNAFQADAEDPLIGFAVMGGIFSEGIDLKGERLSSVVVIGVGLPQLSFENDIIKDYFDRTGKRGYDYAYVYPGMNKVLQAGGRLIRSEQDSGTLTLVDDRFLNRQYGMLLPEEWRHYRRI, encoded by the coding sequence ATGCCTCATACTATCCAAATATCCGTCAGGCCGCTGGTGGAATACGTCTTTCGCAGCGGCAGCATTACCTCGGGTTTTCGCACGGCGACATCCCTGACCGAGGGAACCCGGGCGCATCAACAGGTGCAGCGCGACTATGGTGAGAATGATCAGAAGGAAGTTCAGCTTGAAGTCGAGATTCCTTACGAGGATCTTCTGTTTGTCGTGGAAGGTCGCTGCGACGGTCTGATTCATGAGGAAGAGCGGATCGTGATTGACGAGATCAAGTCGACTTCCGGCGATTTGGGCGTGATTACGGAGCACACGTACCCCGTTCATTGGGCACAGGCCCAAATGTACGCCTATATGTACGCCAAGCAGCATGAGATTCCGAAGATGGCGGTGAGATTAACCTACTTCCAGGTCCCGAGCGGAGAGCGGAAGCAGTTTGTACAGGAATGGAGCTTGGATCAGCTGGAATCCTTTGTCTTGGAGGTCGTGGCGGCTTATGCGCCTTATGCCAACCTGCTGCGGGAGCATGGCGAGCGGAGGGACCTGAGCATCCGCGAATTGAAGTTTCCGTTCCCCGCTTACCGCGAGGGACAGCGAAAGCTCGCCGGGGCCGTTTATAAAAGCATCGGGGAAGGACGAAGATTGTTTGCCAAAGCGCCGACGGGCATAGGGAAAACCATATCCACGCTGTTTCCTTCGGTTAAAGCGATCGGCGAGGGCCTGTTGTCGCGGATTTTTTATCTGACGGCCAAGACGATCACCCGAACCACCGCGGAGGAAGCTATGGCGCGTATGGAGCGTCAAGGACTCTGCATGCACACGGTCACGCTGACGGCGAAGGACAAGATTTGTTTCCGTGAAGCGGAAGGCTGCAGTCAGATGGGCTGCGCCTTCTCGGAGGGTTACTACGACCGGATTAACGGCGCCATACTGGACCTGCTCTCGAATGAAACATTGATCACGAGACCCGTTATTGAAGAGTACGCCCGGAAGCATACGGTGTGCCCGTTTGAGTTCTCACTGGATGCCGCGTATGCAGCCGATGCCGTCATCTGCGATTACAACTATGTGTTTGATCCGCGCGTATCCTTTAAGCGGATGCCGGAGGACGTGAAGAAACGCAGCGTGCTGCTCATTGACGAGGCGCATAATCTGGTAGACCGTGCGCGGGGAATGTTCTCGGCCGAGCTGAATAAATCGGCTTTTCTGGAGCTGCAACGGGCTTACAAAGAGAGCAATCCCGCGCTTTACAACGCGGCGAAGCGGGTGAATAACCGCTTTAAAGTGCTGCGTAAGGTCAGTGAGGAGGAAGAGCGGATTGTCGGGTCCCAGCAGCCGGAGATGATGGTTGAGCTGCTTGAGGATTTCTCGCTCCAAGCGGAGGCAGAACTGATGACCGGCAAGAGCGGGGATGAGGCCGATGCGCTCCTGGAGTGCTATTTTGCGGTGCAGGGGTATCTGCGCATCTCCAAGCTGTATGACGACCGATTTGTCACGTATGCGGAGATGAGTCAGAGCGAGGTGTTTCTCAAGCTGTTTTGCCTGGACCCCTCTTATTTGCTTCAGCAGGCGGGAAAAAACTACCGCTCCAGCGTATTTTTCTCGGCAACACTCATGCCGCTCGGATATTACCGCGACATGCTGGGAGCAGAGGAAGAGGACTACAGCCTCTCGATTCCCTCTCCCTTCTCTTCCGAGCAATTGGATGTTCGAATTTTACCGTTATCGACGCGCTTCAAGGATCGGGAGCGCAACAGCGAGGCCATCGTCCGGATGCTGAGTGCGCTGGTTCAGGAAAAGCCGGTAAACACCTTGATCTTCTTGCCGTCTTATCCCTACATGCAGGACATTCATGAGGCGTTTGCCAGAATGAATCCGGGAGCCCGTACTTTGCTCCAGGGGCATGGGATGAGCGAAGAGGAGCGGGAGGCATTCCTGAATGCCTTCCAGGCGGATGCGGAAGATCCGCTGATCGGCTTTGCCGTGATGGGCGGTATTTTCTCCGAAGGCATCGATTTGAAGGGAGAACGGCTTTCGAGCGTCGTGGTCATCGGGGTAGGACTGCCGCAGCTATCTTTCGAGAATGATATCATCAAGGATTATTTTGATCGTACCGGCAAGCGGGGATACGATTACGCCTACGTGTACCCCGGCATGAACAAAGTGCTGCAGGCCGGAGGGCGCTTGATCCGATCGGAGCAGGACAGCGGGACGCTGACGCTCGTCGATGACCGCTTTCTGAATCGACAGTACGGGATGCTGCTGCCGGAGGAGTGGAGGCATTACAGGCGCATCTAA
- the pdaA gene encoding delta-lactam-biosynthetic de-N-acetylase: MKQRGILRPALMLLMSLAVMLSIAGAALAGGSGPFHFGFKKSVNGQLPSINEEGFKELLKKYDAIFMGDAEQKELYLTFDNGYENGYTSRILDTLKEKKVPATFFVTGHYVKTQEDLLKRMTAEGHIIGNHSWNHPDVTTISAEKLTEELERVKKEVIRITGQPDMKYLRTPRGIFDERSLATSKQLGYTNVFWSLAYMDWDVKSQRGAQYAYDKVTAQLHPGAVILLHSISKDNTEALGRIIDEARNRGYEFKSLDQMQKKAP; encoded by the coding sequence ATGAAGCAACGTGGTATCCTTCGTCCGGCCCTTATGCTTCTTATGAGCTTGGCGGTGATGCTGTCCATCGCCGGAGCGGCTTTGGCGGGCGGAAGCGGTCCGTTTCATTTTGGGTTCAAAAAAAGCGTCAATGGCCAGCTGCCCTCCATCAACGAGGAGGGTTTTAAGGAGCTCCTGAAAAAATACGATGCGATCTTCATGGGCGATGCTGAGCAGAAGGAGCTCTATCTTACGTTTGATAACGGATATGAGAACGGATATACTTCCCGTATCCTGGATACGCTCAAAGAGAAGAAGGTGCCTGCCACCTTTTTCGTGACCGGACACTACGTGAAGACGCAGGAAGATCTGCTGAAGCGGATGACGGCGGAAGGCCATATTATCGGCAACCATTCCTGGAATCATCCGGATGTGACCACGATCTCGGCAGAGAAGCTGACCGAGGAGTTGGAACGGGTGAAGAAGGAGGTTATTCGCATAACAGGTCAGCCGGATATGAAATATTTGCGTACGCCGCGGGGTATTTTCGATGAGCGGTCGCTGGCGACCAGCAAGCAGCTGGGTTACACCAATGTCTTCTGGTCGCTCGCGTATATGGATTGGGACGTGAAGTCCCAGCGCGGTGCGCAGTATGCTTATGATAAGGTAACCGCGCAGCTCCACCCGGGCGCCGTGATCCTGCTGCACTCGATCTCCAAGGACAACACCGAGGCGCTTGGGCGGATCATTGACGAAGCCAGGAATCGGGGGTACGAGTTCAAGAGTTTGGATCAGATGCAGAAGAAAGCCCCGTAA
- a CDS encoding oxidoreductase: protein MAIQAGIIGYGLSGSVFHAPILRSVPDYEVHTVVSSDPDKVHKDLPDTAVVDSVDELLSNPDIDVVIITSPNATHYEYTRLAIEAGKHVVVEKPFTVTSAEADQLIDLAKQKGVLLTVYHNRRWDNDFLTVRNLLETGALGKLSIYQAQFSRYRPEVQSERWREQGNPGSGILYDLGSHLLDQALFLFGLPETLWADLRKERKGSKTHDYFHLVLGYKTFRVILHSGSLVRQAGPKFELHGDKGSFLKYGTDPQEGQLKQGMHPGDAGWGEDQPDQYGELATELSGLAVQGEIETLPGRYQAFYQGLAEAIQKDGPLPVQPEEARNVIRMIEYALQSHQKGRLIKIT from the coding sequence ATGGCAATACAAGCGGGAATCATCGGCTACGGCCTGTCCGGGTCGGTGTTTCATGCACCTATCCTGAGAAGCGTGCCGGATTACGAAGTCCACACGGTTGTGTCATCAGATCCGGACAAGGTTCATAAGGATTTGCCTGATACGGCAGTTGTCGATAGCGTGGATGAGCTTTTGTCTAATCCGGATATTGATGTTGTCATCATTACGAGTCCGAATGCAACGCATTACGAATATACCCGGTTAGCCATCGAGGCTGGTAAGCACGTGGTCGTCGAGAAGCCGTTTACCGTAACATCCGCCGAAGCGGATCAGCTGATTGATCTTGCCAAGCAGAAGGGAGTCCTGCTGACGGTATATCACAACCGCCGCTGGGACAATGACTTTCTGACCGTCCGCAATCTGCTGGAGACGGGGGCGCTCGGCAAGCTTTCCATTTATCAGGCACAGTTCAGCCGCTACCGTCCGGAGGTGCAATCGGAGCGGTGGAGGGAACAGGGAAATCCCGGGTCCGGCATTCTGTACGATTTAGGTTCGCATCTGCTTGATCAGGCGCTGTTCCTGTTCGGTCTGCCAGAGACGCTGTGGGCGGATTTGAGAAAGGAGCGCAAAGGGTCCAAAACCCATGATTATTTTCATCTGGTGCTGGGTTACAAAACGTTTCGCGTTATTCTGCATTCCGGTTCGCTGGTCCGGCAAGCCGGCCCGAAATTCGAGCTGCACGGAGATAAAGGAAGCTTCCTGAAGTATGGAACAGACCCTCAGGAAGGACAGCTGAAGCAGGGGATGCACCCGGGGGATGCGGGCTGGGGTGAAGACCAGCCGGACCAGTACGGGGAGCTTGCTACCGAGCTGAGCGGGCTTGCGGTTCAGGGCGAGATTGAGACGCTGCCCGGCCGCTACCAGGCCTTTTATCAGGGACTAGCCGAAGCGATTCAGAAGGATGGCCCGTTACCCGTCCAGCCTGAAGAAGCCCGCAATGTTATTCGCATGATCGAGTATGCATTGCAGAGTCATCAGAAGGGCCGATTGATCAAGATCACGTGA
- a CDS encoding catalase, with product MSGQDHDANNGINQERAGYAENRGETEREDTLTNRQGHPISDNQNVRTVGNRGPMTLENYHYLEKITHFDRERIPERVVHARGAGAHGYFEAYGKVGDEPVSKYTRAKLFQVEGKRTPVFVRFSTVIHGAGSPETLRDPRGFAVKFYTEEGNWDLVGNNLKIFFIRDPLKFPDMVHAFKPDPVSNVPGPVGMFDFVSRSPEATHMITFVFSPWGIPANYRQMQGSGVNTYKWVNAEGNSVLIKYHWEPLKQGIKNLTQEEANKIQAMNDSHATQDLYEAIERGDYPEWELCVQIMSDDEHPELEFDPLDATKLWPEDQFPFLKVGKMVLNRNPENYYNEVEQAAFGTGVLVDGLDFSDDKMLQGRTFSYSDTQRHRVGTNYLQLPINAPKKRVATNQRGGQMSYYVDKAPGQSPHVDYEPSMTDGLVEAAQTAKPHQPHYNANLVRQKLDRTLDFKQAGDTYRAFEDWERNELISNLVGALIQCDIRIQDKMVEYFTNADEDYGRRVREGLEQARKGSNENVREQAVEDANRMGHEADPY from the coding sequence GACGAACCGCCAGGGACATCCTATTTCGGATAATCAGAATGTGAGAACGGTAGGGAATCGGGGTCCGATGACCCTGGAGAATTATCATTATCTGGAGAAAATCACGCATTTTGACCGTGAACGTATTCCGGAGCGCGTTGTGCATGCAAGGGGGGCTGGAGCTCACGGTTACTTTGAAGCTTACGGGAAAGTGGGCGATGAGCCTGTTTCGAAATATACCCGGGCCAAGCTGTTTCAGGTTGAAGGCAAGCGCACACCGGTGTTTGTCCGGTTCTCCACCGTTATCCACGGCGCCGGCTCACCGGAAACGCTTCGGGATCCGCGCGGGTTTGCTGTGAAATTTTACACCGAAGAAGGCAACTGGGATCTGGTCGGCAACAACCTGAAAATATTTTTTATCCGTGATCCGCTCAAATTTCCGGATATGGTCCATGCGTTCAAACCGGATCCAGTATCCAACGTTCCGGGTCCAGTCGGCATGTTCGACTTTGTATCCCGTTCCCCGGAAGCGACGCATATGATCACGTTTGTCTTCTCCCCATGGGGCATTCCGGCTAACTACCGCCAAATGCAGGGCTCTGGTGTGAATACATACAAATGGGTCAATGCAGAGGGCAACAGTGTGCTGATCAAATATCACTGGGAGCCGCTTAAGCAAGGCATTAAGAACCTTACGCAGGAAGAAGCAAACAAGATCCAAGCCATGAATGACAGCCATGCGACACAGGATTTATATGAGGCCATTGAACGCGGGGATTATCCGGAATGGGAGCTATGCGTTCAGATTATGAGCGATGATGAGCATCCGGAGCTGGAATTCGATCCGCTTGATGCAACCAAGCTGTGGCCGGAAGATCAATTCCCGTTCCTGAAGGTAGGCAAAATGGTGCTGAACCGCAATCCGGAGAACTACTATAACGAAGTGGAGCAAGCGGCCTTCGGCACGGGCGTGTTGGTGGATGGTCTCGATTTCTCGGACGACAAGATGCTCCAAGGTCGCACATTTTCTTACTCGGATACCCAGCGGCATCGGGTGGGCACCAACTATCTGCAGCTGCCGATCAATGCGCCGAAGAAGCGGGTCGCTACCAATCAGCGCGGCGGGCAGATGTCTTATTACGTGGATAAGGCACCAGGGCAAAGCCCGCATGTGGATTACGAGCCGTCCATGACCGACGGTCTGGTGGAAGCCGCGCAGACAGCGAAGCCTCATCAACCCCATTATAATGCCAACCTCGTCCGGCAGAAGCTGGATCGCACGCTGGACTTCAAGCAGGCCGGGGATACGTACAGAGCCTTTGAGGATTGGGAGCGAAACGAATTGATTAGCAACCTGGTGGGTGCGCTTATCCAATGCGATATTCGGATTCAAGACAAGATGGTGGAATATTTCACGAATGCGGATGAGGATTATGGACGCCGCGTGCGGGAAGGACTCGAGCAGGCTAGAAAGGGCTCGAACGAGAACGTACGGGAGCAGGCAGTAGAGGATGCAAACCGCATGGGCCATGAGGCGGATCCTTACTAA